tgtaaatgtaatgtaatgtaatgttttacAACAAAATAGCAATGCACcttataattttttgtaattaaaaaaaaatttattgcacaaaaaaaagttgtcctgAACAGAATGAAAGTCATAATGAAGTCCAACCATATTTGTTTTGTAGGTTTATGTCCCATGACAAATATGGACTATGGATGCTGGGCATCACCCACGTGCTCAATGCATCACACGGTAAACTGTGCTGCAAAGGCAGGGATGACTTCTACGGAACCACAGTGAAATACTACGGTGTGCCAAGCAATGACCTGCCCACCTTTGACATTTCACCTTTCTTCTACCCTGCCGCGGACTTTATTAGCCAAGCTCTGACATCAGGAGGTACAGTACCATGTGACGTAACATTCCCCCCCAGTATTTGAACTATCTACAATAAAACTCCATCATTTCCAGGAAGGGTGCTTGTGCACTGCGCTGTCGGTGTGAGTCGCTCAGCCACTTTGGTCCTGGCCTACCTGATGATCCACCACCACCTCAGCCTTACGTCCGCTGTACAATGTGTGCAGCACAAACGCTGGATCTTTCCAAACAGGGGCTTCCTACTGCAGCTGATGACGCTGGAAAGAACCCTCCGGAGCAAAGACTGACCATGCTAGATAACGTGCACTATTCATAAAATTGTGTATAGttacatttttctgtaattatTTACATCCTGGGAAATATAACTTTCCAAaagtctagtgcaggggtgggcaaactttttgactggtgggccgcattgattgaACAAACTTGACGGGGGGCCAgacaatatattttacacgtaacagcccacctggaattattgtatctgtaaaagtgtcatgcagtctATACATCCCTGTGTCCCTTTTCAGGAGCACGCCACGTTGTATGTTAGGtttaatgaaatactttggaaagaacgggcgggccgtattcaatcacttggcgggccgcatgtggcccctgggctgtagtttgcccacacctGGTCTAGTGTCATTTTTGTAAAGCTGCAGACAGGTATAAGTTACGAGGAAAACCGCCCAAAAACCAAACTCCTTTGCACCATGCATGCATCCAATCCAGTACTGCTGGGGTGACCTCAGTGTCCCGGTCTTGGACCTTTTTCCATCACACAACGTCAAAACAGATGCCGCTGAGCTAATTTTGGCATTCAAAGGAGCACCTGCTGATGTCCTTCACTGTGCAACGAG
The window above is part of the Doryrhamphus excisus isolate RoL2022-K1 chromosome 20, RoL_Dexc_1.0, whole genome shotgun sequence genome. Proteins encoded here:
- the LOC131108042 gene encoding dual specificity protein phosphatase 13-like — its product is MSGVSAVKCKTEGSRKGREDDAPLKTEVKPSLEELVELLHAAPRSCRHGDEVWPNLYLGDMFMSHDKYGLWMLGITHVLNASHGKLCCKGRDDFYGTTVKYYGVPSNDLPTFDISPFFYPAADFISQALTSGGRVLVHCAVGVSRSATLVLAYLMIHHHLSLTSAVQCVQHKRWIFPNRGFLLQLMTLERTLRSKD